In a single window of the Micromonospora sp. WMMD1155 genome:
- a CDS encoding MFS transporter, with the protein MTTATREQQFGVQPTGGLLRHRDFRLLWAGQAVSSVGSNVTTVALPLVAVAVLDAGTFQVAVLTAAAWLPWLLIGLPAGAWVDRLPRRSVMVVCDLFCASAFLSVPLAAVLGWLTVAHLLVVALSAGAARVFFETADQVYLPVLLRPEQLPEGNAKLQATQTVSHVVGPGLAGLIAQLTGAVAALLLDALTFLASAALLLRIRTREPRVRRRDRSRSLRQDIAEGLRFVVRDPYLRVLTAFGAASNLGLSGYQAVLVVFLVRELRLEPGLVGALVGVMSIGGIIGALVATRVGRRWGTARALLIGGVLAGPPALLIPLAAPGTGLTWPALGGVLIGLGVAVGNVVKGAFRQTYTPHHLLGRVTVSMQLLNYGTIPMAAVLAGVIGARYGVATAVFVMTAWQAFTPLILLVGPIRRRRDLPAAPVAS; encoded by the coding sequence GCGGGTTGCTGCGGCACCGCGACTTCCGGCTGCTCTGGGCCGGTCAGGCGGTCAGCAGCGTCGGCAGCAACGTCACCACCGTCGCGCTGCCCCTGGTCGCGGTCGCCGTCCTCGACGCCGGCACCTTCCAGGTCGCGGTGCTCACCGCCGCGGCCTGGCTGCCCTGGCTGCTGATCGGCCTGCCCGCCGGAGCGTGGGTGGACCGGCTGCCCCGCCGATCGGTGATGGTGGTGTGCGACCTGTTCTGCGCGTCGGCCTTCCTCAGTGTGCCCCTCGCCGCCGTGCTGGGCTGGCTCACCGTCGCCCACCTGCTGGTGGTCGCCCTCAGCGCCGGCGCCGCGCGGGTCTTCTTCGAGACCGCAGACCAGGTCTACCTGCCGGTGCTGCTGCGACCCGAGCAGTTACCCGAGGGCAACGCGAAGCTCCAGGCGACGCAGACCGTGAGCCACGTCGTCGGGCCCGGCCTCGCCGGCCTGATCGCCCAGCTCACCGGTGCCGTCGCCGCCCTGCTGCTGGACGCGCTCACGTTCCTCGCCTCGGCGGCGCTGCTGCTGCGGATCCGCACCCGTGAACCACGCGTACGTCGGCGGGACCGATCCCGGTCCCTGCGTCAGGACATCGCCGAGGGGCTGCGCTTCGTCGTCCGGGACCCGTACCTGCGGGTGCTGACGGCCTTCGGTGCGGCCAGCAACCTCGGGCTGAGCGGCTACCAGGCCGTCCTGGTGGTCTTCCTGGTCCGCGAACTGCGCCTCGAACCCGGTCTGGTCGGCGCGCTGGTCGGGGTGATGAGCATCGGAGGCATCATCGGGGCGCTGGTGGCCACCCGGGTCGGCCGGCGCTGGGGGACCGCGCGGGCCCTGCTGATCGGTGGGGTGCTCGCCGGCCCGCCGGCCCTGCTCATCCCGCTGGCCGCGCCCGGCACCGGGCTGACCTGGCCAGCGCTCGGTGGCGTGCTGATCGGCCTCGGCGTGGCCGTCGGCAACGTGGTCAAAGGCGCCTTCCGGCAGACCTACACCCCGCACCACCTGCTGGGCCGGGTGACGGTGAGCATGCAGCTGCTCAACTACGGCACGATCCCGATGGCGGCCGTGCTGGCCGGTGTGATCGGCGCGCGCTACGGCGTCGCGACAGCAGTGTTCGTGATGACCGCCTGGCAGGCGTTCACCCCGCTGATCCTGTTGGTCGGGCCGATCCGGAGGCGGCGGGACCTGCCCGCCGCCCCGGTGGCGTCTTGA
- a CDS encoding cold-shock protein — protein MATGTVKWFNSEKGFGFIEQDGGGPDVFVHYSAIATSGYRELNEGQKVEFEVTQGQKGPQADNVRPM, from the coding sequence ATGGCAACCGGCACGGTTAAGTGGTTCAACTCGGAAAAGGGCTTCGGCTTCATCGAGCAGGACGGTGGAGGGCCGGACGTGTTCGTCCACTACTCCGCCATCGCGACGAGCGGCTACCGGGAGCTCAACGAGGGCCAGAAGGTCGAGTTCGAGGTGACCCAGGGGCAGAAGGGTCCGCAGGCGGACAACGTCCGCCCGATGTAG